Proteins co-encoded in one Medicago truncatula cultivar Jemalong A17 chromosome 8, MtrunA17r5.0-ANR, whole genome shotgun sequence genomic window:
- the LOC25501384 gene encoding pentatricopeptide repeat-containing protein At1g08070, chloroplastic — protein sequence MVVLNPVQRIVEEKFITLLRSCKNYERLHQIQAQIVTHGLEHNDFVAPNFITTCSRFKRIHHARKLFDKIPQPNTATWNAMFRGYLQNGHHRDTVVLFGELNRIAGMPNCFTFPMIIKSCGKLEGVREGEEVHCCATKHGFKSNSFVATSLIDMYSKKGCVEDAYKVFGEMHERNVVVWTAIINGYILCGDVVSGRRLFDLAPERDVVMWSVLISGYIESKNMAAARELFDKMPNRDTMSWNAMLNGYAVNGEVEMFEKVFDEMPERNVFSWNGLIGGYVKNGLFSETLESFKRMLVEGHVIPNDFTLVAVLSACSRLGALDMGKWVHVYAESIGYKGNLFVGNVLIDMYAKCGVIENAVVVFNCLDRKDIISWNTIINGLAIHGHAPDALGMFDRMKSEGEEPDGVTFVGILSACTHMGLVKDGFLYFKSMVDHYSIVPQIEHYGCMVDLLGRAGLLDQALNFIRKMPIEPDAVIWAALLGACRLYKNVEIAELALQRLIELEPNNPANFVMVSNIYKDLGRSEDVARLKIAMRDTGFRKLPGCSVIECNDSVVEFYSLDERHSETESIYRVLKGLTMLLRSHGYVPNLSDVAHGLGVSE from the coding sequence ATGGTTGTGTTAAACCCAGTTCAAAGAATCGTAGAAGAAAAATTCATCACTCTATTACGTTCATGTAAAAACTACGAACGACTGCACCAGATTCAAGCCCAAATAGTAACACATGGACTTGAACACAACGATTTCGTTGCACCAAATTTCATCACAACGTGTTCACGTTTCAAACGAATACACCATGCACGTAAACTGTTTGATAAAATTCCCCAACCAAATACTGCCACGTGGAATGCAATGTTTAGAGGGTATCTGCAAAATGGGCATCACCGCGACACGGTTGTTTTGTTCGGGGAACTTAACCGCATCGCGGGGATGCCAAATTGTTTTACTTTTCCGATGATAATTAAGTCGTGTGGGAAGTTGGAAGGTGTGAGGGAAGGTGAAGAGGTGCATTGTTGTGCAACGAAACATGGGTTTAAGTCGAATTCGTTTGTGGCGACTTCGTTGATTGATATGTATTCTAAGAAGGGGTGTGTTGAAGATGCTTATAAAGTGTTTGGTGAAATGCATGAGAGGAATGTGGTTGTTTGGACAGCTATTATAAACGGTTATATTTTGTGTGGCGATGTGGTTTCTGGGAGAAGGCTTTTTGATTTAGCGCCCGAGCGTGATGTTGTAATGTGGAGTGTTTTAATTTCGGGTTATATTGAATCAAAGAATATGGCTGCTGCGAGGGAGTTGTTTGATAAGATGCCAAATCGTGATACCATGTCGTGGAATGCTATGTTGAATGGTTATGCTGTTAATGGGGAAGTTGAAATGTTTGAgaaggtgtttgatgaaatgcctgAAAGGAATGTGTTTTCTTGGAATGGACTAATTGGTGGTTATGTTAAGAATGGTCTTTTTTCTGAGACGTTGGAGTCGTTTAAACGGATGCTGGTTGAGGGTCATGTGATTCCTAATGATTTCACGCTTGTTGCGGTGTTGTCTGCTTGTTCAAGATTGGGAGCACTTGATATGGGGAAGTGGGTGCATGTGTATGCAGAGAGTATTGGGTATAAAGGAAACTTGTTCGTTGGGAATGTGTTGATTGATATGTATGCAAAATGTGGTGTTATTGAAAATGCGGTTGTCGTGTTTAATTGTTTGGATAGAAAGGATATAATTAGTTGGAACACTATTATTAATGGATTAGCTATACATGGACATGCACCTGATGCGTTGGGTATGTTTGATAGGATGAAGAGTGAAGGTGAAGAACCTGATGGGGTTACTTTTGTTGGGATATTATCTGCCTGTACTCATATGGGTTTGGTTAAAGATGGTTTTTTGTATTTCAAATCAATGGTTGATCATTATTCAATAGTGCCTCAAATCGAGCATTATGGGTGTATGGTTGATTTGTTGGGAAGAGCTGGTCTTTTAGATCAAGCTTTGAATTTTATAAGAAAGATGCCAATAGAACCTGATGCGGTTATTTGGGCTGCATTACTTGGGGCATGTAGGTTATACAAGAACGTTGAGATAGCTGAATTGGCTCTACAGAGACTTATTGAACTCGAACCAAACAACCCTGCAAATTTCGTGATGGTTTCGAACATATATAAGGATCTGGGAAGATCGGAAGATGTTGCCAGATTGAAGATTGCAATGAGAGATACTGGGTTTAGGAAATTGCCAGGATGTAGTGTTATTGAGTGTAATGATAGTGTGGTGGAATTTTATTCCTTGGATGAGAGACATTCAGAGACAGAAAGTATATATAGGGTATTGAAGGGATTGACAATGTTGTTGAGATCACATGGATATGTTCCAAATCTCTCGGATGTTGCTCATGGATTAGGAGTGAGTGAATAa
- the LOC11445287 gene encoding cytosolic sulfotransferase 12, which translates to MTKSSDENPTLPKYLKEDDLGQECKDLIQTLPLVEGWIDPTFHEYQGFWFAPKILQGALSFQKHFQAIDTDIILVTNPKSGTTWLKALTFALINRNKYPNIHKNHPLLTSNPHVLVPFMEINLYYETDIVPELNSLSPPRIFSTHNPYVLLPKSLKESNCKVVYLCRDPKDTFVSLWHFSNKLREQSRGTLPLEEAFESFCRGTTSYGPFWDHVLGYWKESLERPEKVMFLKYEEMKMKPNFVLKEIAKFLGCPFSEEEESNGVVDDILHLCSFEKLSNLEINKNGKISSEIENKNFFRLGKVGDWKNLLTTKMVEQLNIVVEEKFGKHGLSF; encoded by the coding sequence ATGACAAAATCAAGTGATGAAAACCCTACTCTGCCAAAATACTTGAAAGAAGATGACTTAGGGCAAGAATGCAAGGACTTGATACAAACCTTGCCATTAGTAGAAGGGTGGATCGATCCCACCTTTCATGAATATCAAGGATTTTGGTTTGCTCCCAAGATTCTCCAAGGTgctttatcttttcaaaagcacTTTCAAGCCATTGATACAGATATTATCTTAGTTACAAATCCCAAATCAGGTACCACTTGGCTCAAAGCATTGACTTTTGCTTTGATAAACCGTAACAAATATCCAaatattcataaaaatcatcCTTTACTCACTTCCAACCCTCATGTTCTTGTTCCTTTCATGGAGATTAACCTTTACTATGAAACTGATATTGTTCCTGAACTCAATTCACTATCCCCTCCAAGAATCTTCTCCACACACAATCCTTATGTTTTGTTGCCAAAATCTTTGAAAGAGTCCAACTGTAAGGTGGTGTATCTTTGTAGAGATCCTAAAGACACTTTTGTTTCACTTTGGCATTTCTCAAACAAGCTAAGAGAACAAAGTAGAGGAACACTTCCATTAGAAGAGGCTTTTGAGAGTTTTTGTAGAGGAACAACTTCTTATGGACCGTTTTGGGATCATGTATTAGGATACTGGAAGGAAAGCTTGGAAAGACCGGAGAAGGTTatgtttttgaaatatgaagaaatgaaaatgaaacctaattttgttttgaaagagaTTGCTAAGTTTTTGGGGTGTCCATTCTCCGAAGAAGAAGAATCCAATGGTGTGGTTGATGATATATTACATTTGTGTAGTTTTGAGAAGCTTAGCAACTTGGAGATCAATAAGAACGGGAAAATTTCGTCGGAAATTGAAAACAAGAACTTTTTCCGTCTTGGCAAAGTTGGAGATTGGAAAAATCTTCTCACAACTAAAATGGTTGAGCAGTTAAACATAGTTGTCGAAGAGAAATTTGGTAAACATGGGTTGAGTTTTTAG